The Argiope bruennichi chromosome 5, qqArgBrue1.1, whole genome shotgun sequence genome segment CTCTTGTTTGCgaatttgtgttaaatttataatttgtattctttcaatttagcattcaaattattttattgacaaTTGTAAACAAAATCTGATCCAACCATCGAAACTGAGATGTATTGTAAAAATCAACTTACACAAAAGAAGTCTTGTTCAGTGTTTTCATAAGTGAAAATGGAATAGATGACTCAAGCACATAGATAGAGTAATTAGAAGTGCTTTAAAGTACAGCAACAACGTTCATCAGACATTTTGTTACATAATACTCTCCATGTTAAGTCATTATACCAGAAGATTGTTCGTGTGTCATTTAAAGCACTTTAATACGTAGAATGAAGAAAATTCGTAAAAAAGGTTCATAAATTTGATGCAACTATATAAATACGTGATACATTTTGAGCTAACAATATAGGATTATTTGTATTCCCCAAATTCTCCTAGTTTAATTCTGCGAAGTAGtagcaaatgatatttttcaaattttggagtTTGTGTTCCCGAGATGTCGGAAACTGGTGCTTTTATCCTCATTGTAAATTTTCGGAATAAGAATTTTCTCTGTTTTTGTAGAAGTCACGCAAATTCTGAGTCATCTGCAGGATTTTATCTGAATCAGTCTGGCAATTTTTAAGACGTTGGTTTCAAAAGTCTTGCTGTGGGAAAACtgctttttaattcattagtgCATCCTTAATTCATTAATGCAATTTGACAAATAATGCAATTCATCTGTTTTCTGGTTAAACCATGAATCAACaacaattttgtaaaagtaaatcatttttatttgaatttctaaaaacaagagaaaaatcataaatacatCAAGTTTAATAAGCCTTTTTATAGATTCTTTATATTACCTGTACTTACAAAAATGAAACTAGTGTAAATAGAGCAAGCATTTTAGAGGCatactgtttaaaaatgaattaaaactccTTACTTCTGTTTATTAGAATTTCTTATGTTAAAACTGTTAACTGCAAATAAAATcgatttaataattctttgaatgaaTCATTAAATGATAATTCGTAATCCTTAAagtgaattcatttgaaataacaatCGATCTAAATCTTAAGTTTAGCCCAAAACATAACATCTTAAGCCAAACTTAACATAACTAATTTTAactatcaaatatattaaaagcttttCAGAAGATAGACATGCTGAAACtacgatatattttttaaagtaatgcgTTTATTtgggaaatttagaaaaaatttcaataatgcgCTTCATCTTTAATTGATTTGTCAGAGCTATATGATTGCAGTAAATATGCTGTGGGTTGCACGAAATTTAAGAATCTGACTTTCAAAAAGGCTTTTCTCAAAGAGAGACCCAGAttcctaataaaaaatatattttccctttCTGAAGAAGAGAGATAATGCTTTTTAACATATATTCTTTCTATTAATTCGGGCACAAGTTAAATCAAGATTTTTGGGTACCATTGAACAGGTTCACTTAATTCATACTGACCAGATGATAAATCTTTGTACATCATATATGCTAATACTTTCTTggggtttttaatttatttattttgtattttctctatgaaaactttttcttttttccaatttcgctcgtttgaatattttttcctcaagaaaaatgaaacatttgaaactTTCTTGGGTAACTAACAGTTCTTGGAAAACTAAATTGCAGCTGTTTTCAATTCTTAACTAATTCTGTTACCGGAAAGAATCAATAAGAGAAGGGAATTTCTAATAAGGAAGTCCATGTAAAACTTGTCGCATTCATTTTTTGGGCGTCATCCTGGCGACGTTGGGGGCCCGTCGCTTGTGGCAGTCGAAGCAGTACAGTCTGTCGTTCAAAGGGTAGCAGCCCCGACCATCGCTGTTGGAGGACAAGGGGAGGCCGCAGTCCTATTAAAATAAACGGGGAATAATCATAATAAAGAAGTGCAATTTTGAGGAAGAaacatcatcattttttaattcatgttaagCTATTTAACCATTTCTGATTAGGAATGGCctcttttaatatcataaaaaatataatttaacattttgcaatatgcttttaataataaaacatatccTTGGATGGAAGAAAAGAAAGCAGTCcttggaaaactttttttttatactgtgCGTAATCATTTGTTCATTTTATCCTCCACTATTTCAtctgaatatatttgtaatataaaaacatatatacatatataaatctcTAAAGCACTTGGCatagaaatctttattatttattcttgaatcGTAAtcgtcaaatgtaaacaaataagcTTTTACAGGTGCATCGTATTTTTAACaaagctgcaaaatatttttagtagttCTCTGGAGAGAACTCGCCATGTCACTAAAAACTatattcagtcagaggaaagaatatataaaagaaatcaagaaataggtgTCAAACAGGAAGTTTAACCTAGCAATAAATTGAGCTTAATCATCCACCACTTATGACtttctatgaaaattaatttgcttaatagTTGGCTATGACTTGCCGATGGAAATTAATGATCATATCTTCCAGAACAATTACTTcacaaaaaacttttatattatttttaaaaaatggagagtttaaaaaaaatggcaaaaatttctgcatttttcatttcatttctgcatttttttttgataaaattttttaatgtaatatactATCTGTAACTGTGATTGTGCTGTAAAACAATGCTTTGCCAGTGATACTTTAAACAAATCAGGAAATACAGCTTTCTATTTATTCGCTTATAATAAAGCCATTAGAAATGATGATGACTGTGGGAAACAATGTTTACATAATTCTGCAATTTGCATtagaaaacctttttaaattatcCATTGATGTAAAtaggattttattattattattttagcaattgaaaattaaaattggacatttaacttttctgaaattctaaatgGAATGTAGCcactataaacatttttcatcttGATATTAGTAACCAAAAGAGCGACGTCTCTTCTTTCGCCTCGCCACTACATCGTGGGTTACTACATACTTAAGCTGGACGTTCATGGCCACGCCGATGGCACCCCATTGCCCATTGTCACTGAGGAAAAGCGGCATGATGGGTCGGCATGGATGCATAAACCATGCTACTATATCAGTTCATTTTTATCGTTCATTTAGATTGGGATGCGGATGGGGAGGCAGGGGTTTCTGAATGACCTATCGTTTAGTGATCGGCCTCGAGGGATGGTCTTGAAATGCCATGGCATTGCGTAGAGTGATCGCGAATGTAATAGATGACCACGTATTACGTACCTCACATCGATAGCAGGTGGTATGGTAGCTGTTCCCCATGGCCAGGACCCGGGTGACTTCGTTGGTATAAGATGGAGGTGCGATGGGCTTCTTGCAGCGGGCACATTGCGGAGCTAccttcctaaaaaaataaataaaacaatttaatatattttatataaaaatttaatgttgagaaaatgtaataatcacaaggctaatatttattattaatacaaattctgACACCCCTCTTCAGAAGTCATCATTTTATAGAATCCATCTTCATAACCAGCAGAGTTTGATCATTTCAAGGAAATAAGTTAATCATTTAGCATCATTAACAGTTTTCAGGAAAAAGAATTTCGAAGGACCTATGTAACTGTGCCTTGAGTTTTCACTATCATTTGAACTTATACGACTTCAAAAAAATCTCTTACTTTGGACTTGGCATATTGTTTTTGTGAATATGACGtcaatctaaattaatttattttaaaaatcagtggtATTCGTCTAACATATATGATTCAGTTCTTTCTAGTTTTATCCATTTTGACACTCGGATTAAATCAAAAAGAACATGTAAGAAGAAAACCAAGGCAGATTAGCAAACAGACAATTAACTAGAAgttcccagttttttttttttttttttttttttttttttttttttgcggcgGATATagggtaatattttatttttccattgattaAAAAAGTATTCTGTTCGTTAAGAGTTACTCGTACCTGCCTCTTTTGGACGATTAGAGTCCACAAAGTAGTGATGAGTAGTGACGTGAAGTTCATAGGCGCGTTTTCTTTCAGCTGTTCTTTTCTGGTGtccattttcaatttcttttttaatcattttaattttagactcttgtaatattacattatattgcttagtaaaaaaaaaaagaaatatttaatttactattttttacctCATCCTTATTTCTGTGAAATCTGTTGCGTCGGCATTTAATCGCGacacaatattataaatactgCTGGAATATCAGATTTTTTAATCCGCTAATATCATATGGAACTAGGCGAGTTTGCTTgtgtaagaaaagaattttaatgaaacttaagATTTACAAGAAGCGTTCGAATCCAATTCTTAATATTATAGTTtgcgtttttttatttcttcaaatcatAATTGTGTTGAGTTGTTTTAAATCAAATCGCGTACGCGACAAAATTAAAGACTTTGCCGAATGAGCGAAAGACTGAACTGAACAAAGCTGGAGTTTCTGTTTCCAAAAATTGAAAGTAGTTGAAttctattaaattgaaatcaagtaaaacttaaatttcagatattaatctaagatttttttttaaatattttttcatgctaGCAGATCAATGTGACTCAGTTTCTTTTACAATTTACTTATTCACAAATAAATAGCTCCCAcaaaatttatagtaatttgttttaactatgctattttttaattagattttttttaactaactctCACGAAATTGAACCAcagttaaatatcataaatttcatactatttgttatttgaatgtttttttctttcacattacaTTGAAATCGGCAAGCATATCTGGCTTTGGAAGTTTAAGAAAGGAAAGGCAGCTCTCAAAAGGCTTTACCCGAAGACCTCGAGAAAGTTTAATCAATTGCTGAAAGatgcattcagtttttttttctgtaaagaatattcatcgaattgatccctataaaagaaaatatcttccagattttcaaaagttcagtctctactaataataaagaaacacgTGGACACGTCCAGGAGTTTTGGCATTCTACAAATCAGACCATTCGATTTAGAGCTACcctaatttgatacaaatatactttggaagaaaaaaaaataccttgatgcgatttttaaaaatttcaattaattaaaaattaggtaaaatttccagatttttcTTAAAACCTTTCAAAATGGTTGCTGCATAATATTCCTtttgcaatttcttaaaattataaataccaatttaattgcTATGATACCAATCCTtcctaaattctgaaaattttttaaatatttttctttgcaaaattttcaacaatagtaaaattaaaatcatcttcataatttcatcaaatatttaatcgaatcatttctttccattgttgaaaggAAGAAGTATACGTGTGTAATGGAATGTGTAATGTGCGAGTCGTTTGCCtctcaattaataataaagaaaattgtgcATGAGTGTGCATTGCCctttacaggccagaccatttgacctacctAATTCGGTACTGATATTTTTTGGAGATTGGAAATGTACACTtcggaaagatttaaaaaaattatttatttcaaaataaaataagaattatgagTTTCCCAGCAAAACcaatttaaatgtcattaaaatttcctCTGCattacagcaatttttaaaactcatttttggcaTAATAGGTTTCATTGTTGCGTTGAAATTGAAACGGttttcatccaatatttaatcacgtgattttccgCCATTGCTGCAGATGAAGGAAGAATATCTGCGCAGGAATCAGAAAGATACAGTGATGTAAAAGACAATGTTCAATTAGGAAATAGTTGACGTGGACAGTTGTAATCTTGTTAGCAGTGTGATATCATGGGCCTATATTTCATTAGGATTTATATCCCAATAAATAGAACAAATGTAAGATAATACAGCTTAATTTGAgacttaaaaatgcatttttgagagAGTTAGAAGCATCAAAATGAAGCATAAGACATTTAATTGAGTAAAGATAACCAATATTCACGCCGAACCGGTGCTTAAGGAGgctattaattcatatttttaattgattctttaatAAGTAagaatttctagattttttaaatgttttttatctattttctaacttCTAAATAAAGTGCCAGAGAGAACAATGTcgaggaatataaataaaaaaatattcatctgaatgttataaattttcaagTTATAGCAAAAGTCTATTTTCCTTTAAAGTGCCCGAAATTCAAAGTTCtgctattttcattttcattcccGATTTTCGTGCCATTAAAAGATGAAAGCGACACTTTCGAAAATGTGAAAGGATGCCATACTTCTTGTAGCAGTCCATACAGAGGATGTTCTTCTGGGGATCGACGCTGAAGGGAACTCCGTCCAAACACTTTCTGCATCCAGCACACTTGAAGCATTCTGGGTGAAACTTATGGCCCTCCGCCTTCAGCACCTGCGGGTCAAAAAATGTTCGAATGaccattgaaaatgaattaattatttggaCAGATGAAAAGCGAAATATTATGTCACTCTCTCAAATGTTTAGAACAccttaaaattaaagcaatgaaaGGATGTCCCATCCATTTTGCAACAGATGGAACAAAAGATTAACATTAATAAAGATTTTCGAGCAGCCAAAATATTCCAGTTAAATCAGTTTCTTTCAGTTTTGATAATCTCTCAAGGTTATCTCCATTTGGTAACCAATATCAAAACAATTTACAATATTAAAGCCCTAAGATGGTAGTCAAAATccgaaaaaaaagatattaaaattttatccaaacatCAGGCTTTCGTTCACCACAAATACTAGTTTTAAACTGAGAGTAATATGTATGATATTTGCCAAGTTATGTGACTACTACATGCTCTCAAAAGGAAGATAAAGTAGTTCCAAAAAGCACAGTTTGATACATGTGTACCATCACCCGGGAAGAACGCGTATTTTATGTACCAGATTAGCAGAAAGCGAAACTTTCTTTCAGAAGCGCAGCTCTGATCTGGGGAAACAGTCTGTTCTCGGTGGAGAACGGAAGAAAACAttagataatagaaattttttaaaggatgtAATAGACACTGCCGGTGCTTTACAGGTAAATCTGCTGCTCTTTTTGAAATGGTGATGCTTAGCGACAGCCCGTCTCCGATAAGTGCCTCTCACAGGGTCAAATATATAAAATCGCAGATAGAGCGAgagaatcaaaaatgaatttgccAGCTATTTCAGCGTTTTATCTGTTAGAAATCAATGGTATAGACACTTACCGCAAATGACAGATTTCTTCTGATGCtttagaaaaatctttcaaaacgcTTGGCATTCGAAAGAGATACGAAAATAATCCAGAAAAATGAATCCTGTTATTTAATcgcaattaaattcaaaagtggtATTCACTCATACAATTGCCCGTTCAAAGCGCGAGTGTTTCGAAATGGCATATCAGAActgatcaaataataaataaaaagcacgaaagttatcttttaaattaaaaaaaaggaagaaaagaatgTATTACATTCCTTATGTCCAAAATATTCTTAGAATCCATTATTGgcatctaatttatatttaattggaattagcTTTAATTTTTAGATCTCAGTAAATACAGGATGTCCATAAAAGAATGTCCATTGAGGAACATATATAGAAATCTTTCTTACTCAGCTTCTCATAAAAGAATAAGTAATGTCACACACCTGTTAATACCTTGCACAGTCTGTATTTTGCCTTATCTAATTTTCACCTTCTGAAGCAACAAAGGAAAAGGCGAATCTTAATGTCCTGCAGACGTTCCCACCGATGCTCAGGCAAACTGAAcgttttagaataaagaaatttttaaagatgatttttcttCTCTCGACTTCCTCGCATTGAAAcgcgtttttttattttatagataaccGAGTGTGCAATTCACG includes the following:
- the LOC129969376 gene encoding LIM domain-containing protein 1-like isoform X2 — encoded protein: MASGQSYLGTCAKCLGVINEKGCQAENLNYHQRCFVCALCCKQLYGNPYYTMNGKPYCEEDYLSKLDKCASCHRPILEKVLKAEGHKFHPECFKCAGCRKCLDGVPFSVDPQKNILCMDCYKKKVAPQCARCKKPIAPPSYTNEVTRVLAMGNSYHTTCYRCEDCGLPLSSNSDGRGCYPLNDRLYCFDCHKRRAPNVARMTPKK
- the LOC129969376 gene encoding LIM domain-containing protein 1-like isoform X1, which codes for MQRGRSPRAKIPSGKSKMASGQSYLGTCAKCLGVINEKGCQAENLNYHQRCFVCALCCKQLYGNPYYTMNGKPYCEEDYLSKLDKCASCHRPILEKVLKAEGHKFHPECFKCAGCRKCLDGVPFSVDPQKNILCMDCYKKKVAPQCARCKKPIAPPSYTNEVTRVLAMGNSYHTTCYRCEDCGLPLSSNSDGRGCYPLNDRLYCFDCHKRRAPNVARMTPKK